The following coding sequences are from one Pyrobaculum sp. 3827-6 window:
- a CDS encoding glycerate kinase: MYIRNRESLVKLPRGEVLTKALEDALAAADPYKAVASSVRRRGDVVEVGGKAVEVGGGVHVVGFGKASGKMAEALVDLLGDLVRGGVVITPTGGGRAGPIELVKGDHPIPKDNTLSASRRLVEYLEGVGERDLVFVVISGGGSALFELPEDGIQLEDIAHISGELMKRGADIVELNAVRKRLSRVKGGKLLKFIKARHVASLIVSDVVGDRLDTIASGPTAPDGTTREFAIRVLKKYGLWEELPTRIRAVIESGGDTVKEGDPVLSKVWNIVVANNLTSLRSAGGYLKGVGYSPLILTSMLEGEAREAGRVLASVSKSVVYHGVPGRPPLALLAGGETVVTVKGGGRGGRNQELCLSFALAIRGMRNISAACMGTDGVDGNSPAAGAVVDGGVVEEAEARGLDPLEYLNNNDSYTFFNQLGRAIITGYTGTNVNDVFIAVIDPI; this comes from the coding sequence GTGTATATCCGTAACCGTGAGTCGCTTGTAAAACTACCCCGCGGCGAGGTGTTGACAAAAGCGCTGGAGGACGCCCTGGCCGCGGCAGATCCCTACAAGGCGGTGGCCTCTAGCGTGAGGAGAAGAGGTGACGTGGTTGAGGTAGGAGGGAAGGCGGTGGAGGTGGGGGGAGGGGTCCACGTCGTGGGGTTTGGGAAAGCGTCGGGGAAGATGGCCGAGGCGTTGGTAGATCTACTCGGCGACTTAGTGAGGGGCGGGGTAGTCATAACGCCAACTGGAGGCGGCCGCGCCGGGCCTATCGAACTGGTTAAGGGAGACCACCCAATTCCTAAAGACAACACCTTGTCTGCTTCGCGCCGCCTTGTCGAGTATCTTGAAGGCGTGGGGGAGCGGGATCTCGTATTTGTTGTAATTTCGGGAGGTGGATCGGCGTTGTTTGAACTGCCAGAAGACGGGATACAGCTTGAAGATATTGCCCACATATCTGGCGAGTTGATGAAGAGGGGGGCGGATATAGTGGAGTTAAACGCCGTTAGGAAAAGGCTGTCAAGAGTGAAGGGCGGCAAACTCCTAAAGTTCATAAAGGCTAGACATGTGGCGTCGCTGATAGTGAGCGACGTCGTGGGGGACCGCCTAGACACGATAGCGTCCGGACCCACAGCGCCAGACGGGACAACTAGGGAATTCGCCATAAGAGTGTTGAAAAAGTACGGGCTGTGGGAAGAGCTTCCTACCCGCATCCGTGCAGTTATAGAAAGTGGAGGCGACACTGTCAAGGAGGGGGACCCGGTACTATCCAAGGTGTGGAATATCGTCGTGGCCAATAACTTGACGTCGTTGCGTAGCGCCGGCGGCTACCTAAAAGGCGTCGGCTACAGCCCCTTGATTCTCACCTCGATGCTAGAGGGCGAGGCCCGCGAAGCGGGGCGGGTCCTAGCCTCCGTGTCGAAGAGCGTTGTCTACCACGGCGTGCCCGGGAGGCCCCCACTTGCGCTACTGGCAGGGGGCGAGACCGTAGTCACGGTGAAGGGAGGGGGCCGCGGCGGGAGAAACCAAGAGCTCTGTCTATCCTTTGCACTCGCCATCAGAGGTATGCGCAACATCTCGGCCGCTTGCATGGGGACAGACGGCGTAGATGGAAACAGCCCAGCGGCCGGGGCTGTGGTAGATGGAGGAGTCGTGGAAGAGGCGGAGGCAAGGGGGCTAGATCCGCTGGAATACCTAAACAATAACGATAGCTACACCTTCTTTAACCAACTAGGCAGGGCCATAATCACCGGGTACACAGGTACTAATGTAAACGACGTATTTATAGCAGTGATAGATCCCATCTAG
- a CDS encoding S41 family peptidase yields the protein MKKGDTSPFVEYRKAEGKTEDIDVEGIATRVEPFPVEEGLYAAVVGLKGGKVAWLKYDVEGALRYYLWSAQERRGAVEVYDLETKLKDQLVSGVSALRASPDGRYVLVKEENRLRLIDVEKKPDIQSREPGRKSGVLDMSRVKVYVEPEREWRQMFHEAWLLMKENYWRGDLNGVDWDAVYRKYEPLLSRVGTRYELSDLINEMQGELGTSHAYEIVPDFEVDKPYLVGGLGAEFKWDGGCWRVAKIYMGDPSYENEKSPLLAPGVDVREGDCVVAIAGVRLGPGAPPEYALLNRTSDTVAVEVERGGEVKRYVVRTVRDERYIIYRHWVEANRRYIHQRTGGAVGYIHIPDMGPSGYAEFFKSLNAEGDKEAFIIDVRYNRGGHTSGMLILRAAVGIFGKFLTRYFKPFPYPELVLPRKLVLVTNEHAGSDGDIFTYDFKRLKLGPVVGKRTWGGTVGIDTRYKLIDGTIITQPKYAFWTDDVGTGIEGYGVDPDVEVEITPQDYREGRDPQLDKAIELIKGGD from the coding sequence TTGAAGAAGGGCGATACCTCGCCATTTGTCGAATACAGAAAAGCTGAGGGTAAGACAGAGGATATAGACGTGGAGGGCATCGCCACGCGGGTGGAGCCGTTCCCCGTCGAGGAGGGCCTCTACGCCGCCGTGGTCGGCCTAAAGGGTGGGAAGGTGGCGTGGCTGAAGTACGACGTGGAGGGCGCCCTGAGGTACTATCTCTGGTCTGCCCAGGAGCGGAGGGGGGCCGTGGAGGTCTACGACCTGGAGACTAAGCTGAAGGATCAGCTGGTGTCCGGCGTCTCTGCGCTGAGGGCCTCGCCCGACGGTAGGTACGTCTTAGTCAAGGAGGAGAACAGGCTTAGGCTCATAGACGTAGAGAAGAAGCCCGACATCCAGTCCAGGGAGCCTGGGCGGAAGAGCGGCGTTCTCGACATGTCGCGGGTCAAGGTGTACGTAGAGCCGGAGAGGGAGTGGAGGCAGATGTTCCACGAGGCTTGGCTTTTGATGAAGGAGAACTACTGGCGGGGCGATTTAAACGGGGTGGATTGGGACGCCGTCTATAGGAAGTACGAGCCTCTGCTGAGCCGCGTCGGCACTAGGTACGAACTCAGCGATTTGATAAACGAGATGCAGGGAGAGCTAGGCACGAGCCACGCCTACGAAATAGTGCCAGACTTCGAGGTGGACAAGCCCTATCTCGTCGGCGGGCTCGGCGCCGAGTTTAAGTGGGACGGCGGGTGCTGGCGCGTGGCGAAGATATACATGGGGGATCCCTCCTACGAAAACGAGAAGTCGCCTCTCCTCGCCCCGGGCGTCGACGTGAGGGAGGGAGACTGCGTAGTGGCCATCGCCGGCGTGAGGCTCGGCCCCGGGGCGCCGCCCGAGTACGCACTTCTAAACAGGACAAGCGACACGGTGGCCGTGGAGGTGGAGAGAGGCGGCGAGGTGAAGAGGTACGTCGTAAGGACGGTGCGCGACGAGAGGTACATCATATACCGCCACTGGGTCGAGGCAAATAGGCGCTACATACACCAGCGCACGGGCGGCGCCGTTGGCTACATCCACATACCCGACATGGGGCCTTCGGGATACGCCGAGTTTTTCAAATCGCTAAACGCCGAGGGGGACAAGGAGGCGTTTATAATAGACGTGAGGTACAACAGAGGCGGCCACACCTCAGGAATGCTGATCCTAAGAGCCGCCGTGGGCATATTCGGAAAATTCCTCACCCGCTACTTCAAGCCGTTCCCATACCCCGAGCTGGTGTTGCCGAGGAAGCTGGTGCTTGTCACAAACGAACACGCGGGGTCAGACGGCGACATCTTCACCTACGACTTCAAGCGGCTGAAGCTCGGCCCGGTGGTGGGCAAAAGGACCTGGGGCGGCACAGTAGGCATAGACACCCGCTACAAGCTGATAGACGGCACCATAATCACCCAGCCGAAGTACGCCTTCTGGACAGACGACGTCGGAACCGGCATAGAAGGCTACGGAGTCGACCCCGACGTAGAGGTAGAAATAACGCCGCAGGACTACAGAGAAGGCCGCGATCCCCAGCTAGATAAAGCCATAGAATTAATAAAGGGCGGGGATTAG
- a CDS encoding flavin reductase family protein, whose translation MKEVNPDLFHYVIYPATVPIIATKLGELVGAMPAVWTTAVSINPPLLLTALAPERRTYRLVRESGYFTVNYLDFSKTQTLALLGDVSARFASEKFDKAGIKFTPSRKIPSVAIEGASAVIECSLKAVLDIGGDHDIFIGRVEAVDATDDFTEGGWMLEKYKPILYVGRTRRPGPVKRRFATTGEFVEIEYGGGMREAVEARRRAYQAAEEAVKELAGRLGMPPEEVAYILLDVLKNLLGGRWK comes from the coding sequence ATGAAGGAGGTAAATCCGGACCTTTTTCACTACGTCATATATCCAGCCACAGTGCCTATTATAGCTACTAAACTGGGCGAGCTCGTCGGCGCGATGCCGGCTGTATGGACCACGGCTGTGTCCATAAACCCACCGCTACTACTCACGGCGCTTGCGCCAGAGAGGAGAACATACCGCCTAGTTAGGGAAAGCGGCTACTTCACCGTGAACTATCTCGACTTCTCCAAGACACAGACATTGGCCCTTCTAGGGGACGTATCTGCGAGATTTGCGTCTGAAAAATTCGACAAGGCTGGCATCAAGTTCACACCATCGAGAAAAATCCCCAGTGTCGCCATAGAGGGCGCCTCAGCCGTAATAGAGTGCTCCCTCAAGGCTGTACTCGACATAGGCGGCGATCACGATATTTTCATTGGGAGGGTGGAGGCAGTGGACGCTACCGACGACTTTACAGAGGGAGGTTGGATGCTCGAAAAATACAAGCCAATACTCTACGTGGGGAGAACAAGGAGGCCCGGCCCCGTGAAGAGGAGATTCGCCACCACTGGCGAATTTGTGGAGATCGAATATGGAGGCGGTATGAGAGAAGCGGTGGAGGCGAGGAGGCGGGCGTATCAAGCCGCCGAGGAGGCTGTGAAAGAGCTGGCCGGGAGGCTCGGGATGCCGCCAGAGGAGGTAGCCTACATACTCCTCGACGTTTTGAAAAACTTACTGGGAGGCCGCTGGAAGTAG
- a CDS encoding LUD domain-containing protein: MSWEEAIERAKSSIVPRTYDVLKRYPYLQEIRRQVREAKEEVVKNLDHYIEETRKAVERIGGRFYLAGSAQEATEIAAKIVGSGKVVVMSKNNVAEETKLRERLEAAGNEVWETDLGAFLVQIAGEEPSHILAPAVHLTKERIAQVLRERLGIAVPPDAVEIAARVREFLRDKFIKADVGITGANAIAADTGAVVLVENEGNIRMTSVLPPIHIVYDGVDKIVPTLIVAQLVADLQSAYAGLYPPTYINISAGPSSTADIEMTRVSPAQGPREYHMVLVDNGRRAAARDPVLWEALLCIRCGRCHLHCPVYWALGKEFGKPPYTGPMGVMWTAVTRGIEEAGPHALKCVHAGNCREVCPMGIDIPKVIHEVRRRYLKLLPAASQ, translated from the coding sequence ATGAGTTGGGAAGAGGCTATCGAGCGGGCCAAGTCATCCATTGTGCCGAGGACGTACGATGTTTTGAAGAGATATCCCTACCTCCAGGAAATCAGGAGACAGGTTAGAGAGGCTAAGGAGGAGGTGGTGAAGAATCTCGACCACTACATCGAGGAGACTAGAAAGGCGGTGGAGAGGATAGGAGGCCGCTTTTACCTCGCCGGCTCGGCCCAGGAGGCCACCGAAATTGCGGCGAAGATTGTGGGAAGCGGAAAAGTCGTGGTTATGAGCAAGAACAACGTCGCAGAGGAGACTAAGCTACGTGAGAGGCTCGAGGCCGCTGGTAACGAGGTCTGGGAGACAGACCTCGGGGCGTTTCTTGTGCAGATCGCCGGGGAGGAGCCGTCCCACATACTGGCACCCGCTGTGCATCTCACTAAGGAGAGGATTGCCCAAGTGCTGAGGGAGAGGCTGGGCATAGCGGTGCCTCCCGATGCTGTTGAGATAGCGGCGCGGGTCAGGGAGTTTCTCCGGGATAAGTTCATCAAGGCGGATGTGGGCATCACAGGCGCCAACGCAATTGCGGCCGACACGGGCGCCGTGGTGCTGGTGGAGAACGAGGGCAACATTAGGATGACCTCCGTGCTCCCGCCTATTCACATAGTTTACGACGGGGTTGACAAAATCGTGCCGACTCTCATAGTTGCCCAGCTGGTGGCCGACCTCCAGTCGGCGTATGCAGGCCTGTACCCGCCGACGTACATTAACATATCCGCCGGCCCCAGCTCCACCGCCGATATAGAGATGACCAGAGTCTCGCCGGCACAGGGGCCGAGGGAGTACCACATGGTGCTTGTGGACAACGGCAGGAGGGCCGCCGCCCGCGACCCAGTCCTCTGGGAGGCGTTGCTGTGCATAAGATGCGGCCGTTGCCACCTCCACTGCCCCGTCTACTGGGCCCTCGGGAAGGAGTTTGGAAAGCCGCCTTACACCGGCCCCATGGGCGTGATGTGGACGGCGGTGACCCGCGGGATAGAGGAGGCGGGCCCCCACGCGTTGAAATGCGTCCACGCCGGGAACTGCAGAGAGGTTTGCCCAATGGGCATCGACATCCCCAAAGTAATTCACGAAGTTAGGAGGAGGTATCTGAAGCTACTTCCAGCGGCCTCCCAGTAA
- a CDS encoding (Fe-S)-binding protein has translation MEPSTSWIFSLRSLVLSSLRDRGLPIPVDREICSGWQRGLPSGPRETVLYTSCMYQMTPMIQKAVENLEKFGATRGGAASRVAAIAARYFGGFVLRPDKEHLERAYSILRNIYNMLRKSNVEVGLLPDEPYSGALLYELGFVEDFASYAAEVYKYFKERGVRRVITVDPHTQYVLERIYPQYVPGFDLDVRSYLEYIDVSRVKVKISGFAIHDSCLYARFLGRYDLVRKILAGGNPVEDPYVTGRETSGCCGGPAESINPQLATKIALGRAKKLAGLSRTVVSACPICLANLSRTGVVEVRDLAEVVEL, from the coding sequence ATGGAGCCGTCAACAAGCTGGATTTTTTCACTACGCAGCTTAGTCCTGTCTTCTCTCAGGGATAGAGGCCTCCCGATCCCCGTCGATAGAGAGATCTGTAGCGGGTGGCAACGGGGGCTCCCCTCCGGCCCCAGGGAGACGGTGTTGTACACGTCCTGTATGTATCAAATGACGCCAATGATTCAGAAAGCTGTGGAGAATTTGGAAAAGTTCGGCGCGACGCGGGGAGGCGCCGCGTCTAGGGTGGCCGCCATCGCGGCGAGGTATTTCGGCGGCTTCGTCCTGAGGCCAGATAAGGAGCATCTGGAAAGGGCATACAGCATTCTGAGAAATATCTACAACATGCTTAGGAAGAGCAACGTAGAGGTTGGCTTACTGCCCGACGAGCCCTACTCCGGGGCTCTGCTCTACGAGCTTGGATTCGTGGAGGACTTCGCCAGCTACGCCGCCGAGGTTTATAAATACTTCAAGGAGAGGGGGGTGCGTCGGGTTATTACCGTGGATCCACATACTCAGTACGTGTTGGAGAGGATCTACCCGCAGTACGTGCCGGGGTTTGATCTAGATGTGCGTAGCTACCTTGAATACATAGACGTGTCGAGAGTCAAGGTGAAGATTAGTGGCTTTGCAATACACGACTCGTGCCTCTACGCGAGGTTCCTCGGAAGGTACGACTTAGTTAGGAAAATACTCGCCGGGGGCAACCCCGTGGAGGATCCCTACGTCACTGGGAGGGAGACTTCTGGGTGTTGTGGAGGGCCAGCTGAGTCTATCAACCCGCAACTCGCCACGAAAATTGCGCTGGGGAGGGCTAAAAAGCTCGCGGGGCTCTCCAGAACTGTTGTATCGGCCTGCCCGATATGCCTCGCCAACCTATCCAGGACCGGGGTCGTAGAGGTGAGAGATCTCGCCGAGGTGGTGGAGCTATGA
- a CDS encoding malate synthase produces the protein MIEINPAVLREYGELFGKKVVNGRVVVVEEFLEELVREFRGEIDRVIRARREWLSDPRPVREKASFPRWDDKFTDADGNVKTFREIVQGVIDNFLGRDTPLRWGLNWNMPVPDDLHPLKNPGLEITGPWYPMSRAIHQINADVMSMMEDEEDASPAWYIPRGSGRAVAAVWEARRIVNRVLRGDVPQPYYEGGKEYRLKKPRERWPTLIHRVPGLHILDFDIRVDGRPAPAIITSIVLYTVNNYDLLKKAGSGVYFYVPKVQTADEALVVEKILRRVEDRLGLRRGELKIAMLYEEARAGLHLPVIFWIWRERLVKSNNGRWDYLGSLIEMWKDEAVYPDPQNITMTHPIMMAYQKYNALMCLMAGLGRDGRLNAGPVGGMAAVMLYRPDDPYQRNRFNARALRAIWLDKLRERLIGLIFYTEEPVKKVTLKDILEGKVRGRLYDLFRQSWVATPEESYVKAGNEPLRASLEELQAMINRPVKYVEADGVKIPAVDSGLTEQERALFQRLGLIDEAGNITPWVIRPDMVDTPEKLFDNPELWGGRDLWTALYEPPRGDVTAEHIQHAFYMAANYGFQLLNGNLAAAIDDYELGQRFMNDLATYRIFSTWLWTLLRHKATVTKDGAFKGPGRTSLGVIPAEDRVKIPAGTRFTEELFDKLWDLHMEWTYAFYDDLDRIAAERVLGRFAGDVKKILAEAYRAGPFRYLSPREAAKRIVEAVRVEEVERAVVENQPRFDRSFAPVIMEILKTKLKSPMYLQHGGRLIMALSPLPDEERDLVLRALFTPREEVERMVKESRLKPFVLELYDYIHDIR, from the coding sequence ATGATTGAGATTAACCCCGCCGTGCTGAGGGAGTATGGAGAGCTGTTTGGGAAGAAGGTTGTGAATGGGAGGGTTGTTGTGGTGGAGGAGTTTTTGGAGGAGCTCGTGAGGGAGTTCCGGGGGGAGATAGATCGCGTTATTAGGGCAAGGCGGGAGTGGCTCAGCGACCCGAGGCCCGTGAGGGAGAAGGCCTCCTTCCCCCGGTGGGACGACAAGTTTACAGACGCGGATGGGAACGTCAAGACGTTTAGGGAAATTGTCCAGGGGGTGATAGACAACTTCCTGGGGCGGGATACGCCGCTGAGGTGGGGGCTGAACTGGAACATGCCGGTTCCCGACGATCTCCACCCGCTTAAGAACCCGGGGCTGGAGATAACGGGGCCTTGGTACCCCATGAGCCGCGCCATTCACCAGATAAACGCCGACGTTATGTCTATGATGGAGGACGAGGAGGACGCCTCGCCGGCGTGGTACATCCCGCGGGGCTCCGGCCGCGCGGTGGCCGCTGTGTGGGAGGCGCGGAGGATTGTAAACCGGGTTCTGCGGGGGGACGTGCCGCAACCGTACTACGAGGGGGGGAAGGAGTACAGGTTGAAGAAGCCGAGGGAGAGGTGGCCCACTCTTATACACCGCGTCCCCGGCCTCCACATCTTGGACTTCGACATACGGGTAGACGGCAGGCCGGCCCCGGCCATAATCACCTCTATTGTGCTCTACACTGTTAATAACTACGACTTGTTGAAGAAGGCGGGCTCCGGCGTCTACTTCTACGTGCCTAAGGTGCAGACCGCCGACGAGGCTTTGGTTGTGGAGAAGATCCTCCGCCGCGTGGAGGACAGGCTGGGGCTGAGGCGCGGCGAGTTGAAAATCGCGATGCTGTACGAAGAGGCTAGGGCCGGCCTGCACCTGCCGGTCATCTTCTGGATTTGGAGAGAAAGGCTTGTGAAGAGCAACAACGGGCGCTGGGACTACCTAGGCTCCCTGATAGAGATGTGGAAAGACGAGGCGGTGTACCCCGACCCCCAGAACATCACCATGACGCACCCCATCATGATGGCGTACCAGAAGTACAACGCCCTTATGTGCCTAATGGCGGGCCTCGGCAGAGACGGGAGGCTAAACGCCGGGCCGGTGGGGGGGATGGCCGCGGTTATGCTGTACAGGCCGGACGACCCCTACCAGAGAAACCGCTTTAACGCCAGGGCGCTTAGGGCCATATGGCTGGACAAGCTTAGGGAGAGGCTTATAGGCCTCATCTTCTACACAGAGGAGCCAGTCAAAAAGGTAACTCTGAAGGATATACTAGAGGGCAAGGTGAGGGGAAGGCTGTACGACTTATTCCGCCAGAGCTGGGTGGCGACCCCCGAGGAGTCTTACGTCAAGGCTGGGAACGAGCCGCTGAGGGCTAGTCTAGAGGAGCTACAGGCCATGATAAACAGGCCGGTTAAATACGTCGAGGCGGACGGAGTCAAGATACCTGCCGTCGACAGCGGGTTGACGGAGCAGGAGAGGGCCCTCTTCCAGAGGCTGGGTCTCATAGACGAGGCTGGCAACATAACGCCCTGGGTTATACGCCCCGACATGGTGGACACCCCGGAGAAGCTCTTCGACAACCCAGAGCTGTGGGGAGGGAGGGATCTGTGGACTGCCCTATACGAGCCGCCTAGGGGTGACGTCACGGCTGAGCACATCCAGCACGCCTTCTACATGGCGGCTAACTACGGCTTCCAGCTCCTCAACGGCAACCTAGCCGCCGCCATAGACGACTACGAGCTCGGCCAGAGGTTTATGAACGACCTCGCCACCTACCGCATATTCTCCACCTGGCTGTGGACTCTCCTGCGCCACAAAGCCACCGTTACGAAAGACGGCGCGTTTAAGGGGCCTGGGAGGACTAGCCTCGGAGTAATACCGGCCGAGGACCGGGTCAAGATCCCCGCCGGCACGCGCTTCACCGAAGAGCTGTTTGACAAGCTGTGGGATCTCCACATGGAGTGGACCTATGCCTTCTACGACGACCTCGACCGCATAGCCGCAGAACGCGTGCTGGGCCGCTTCGCCGGGGACGTCAAGAAGATACTAGCCGAGGCGTACAGGGCTGGGCCGTTTAGATACTTGTCACCTAGGGAGGCGGCGAAGAGAATCGTAGAGGCGGTACGTGTTGAGGAGGTGGAGAGGGCCGTGGTGGAGAACCAGCCGAGGTTTGACAGATCCTTCGCCCCCGTTATCATGGAAATACTAAAGACAAAGCTGAAATCCCCCATGTATCTGCAACACGGCGGCAGGCTGATAATGGCGCTGTCGCCGCTACCAGATGAAGAGAGAGACCTTGTGCTCAGGGCGCTGTTCACACCCAGAGAGGAGGTGGAGAGAATGGTCAAGGAGAGCAGGTTAAAGCCCTTTGTCCTCGAGCTGTACGACTACATACACGACATTAGATAA